The following coding sequences lie in one Candidatus Limnocylindrales bacterium genomic window:
- a CDS encoding Uma2 family endonuclease, which yields MEERHNAGVTLEEVEIPPTEDELPYSDGIPMESERHVLQMYLLILPLRQFWRDREFFVGGNMFIYFSLKQLRHQDFRGPDVFVVLDVPKRERKSWVVWQEGKGPDVVIELLSESTAGIDKGEKKRVYQDQLKVTEYFWYDPFTGELAGFQLQGGIYVPIEPDVEGGLVSKRLGLKLVKWAGKYAGVDAVWLRWATREGELLPTEEELAEQERQRAEQERQRAEQEKRRAEQAEQLARQQKQRADELEALLARYRERFGEVPE from the coding sequence ATGGAAGAAAGGCATAACGCTGGAGTGACCCTGGAAGAGGTGGAAATACCTCCTACCGAGGATGAACTTCCTTACAGTGATGGAATCCCCATGGAATCCGAACGACATGTCTTACAAATGTACCTGTTGATCCTTCCGCTGCGACAGTTTTGGAGAGATCGAGAGTTTTTCGTGGGGGGGAACATGTTTATCTACTTTAGCCTGAAACAGTTACGCCATCAGGACTTTCGAGGGCCAGATGTATTTGTGGTGTTAGATGTACCGAAACGGGAGCGGAAGAGTTGGGTAGTGTGGCAGGAGGGAAAAGGTCCGGATGTGGTGATTGAGTTGTTGTCGGAGAGTACGGCCGGAATAGACAAAGGGGAGAAAAAGCGGGTGTATCAGGATCAGTTGAAAGTAACAGAGTATTTTTGGTATGATCCGTTTACGGGGGAACTGGCCGGGTTTCAATTACAGGGTGGAATCTATGTGCCGATCGAGCCGGACGTTGAGGGAGGATTGGTAAGTAAGCGGTTAGGGCTGAAGTTGGTAAAATGGGCGGGAAAGTATGCAGGGGTAGATGCAGTGTGGCTGCGGTGGGCGACGAGGGAAGGTGAGTTATTGCCCACGGAGGAAGAGTTAGCCGAACAGGAAAGACAACGGGCCGAACAGGAAAGACAACGGGCCGAACAGGAAAAACGACGGGCCGAACAGGCAGAGCAGCTTGCCAGACAGCAGAAGCAGAGAGCAGATGAGTTAGAGGCGCTGTTGGCTCGTTACCGAGAACGTTTTGGAGAGGTACCAGAATAA
- the murJ gene encoding murein biosynthesis integral membrane protein MurJ has translation MSTSRLVKSSGIVSLAVMASRILGLIREQVFAALFGAGLAYDAFTVAFRIPNLLRDLFAEGALSSAFVTTFTQWQVEKGEGAAWRLANLVLNTLTLLLGGVAFLGILFSDQIVSWMAPRFEDIPGKVALTVKLTQIMFPFLPLISLAAVAMGILNTKDRFGIPASASTFFNVGSILVGVSCVYLMPYLGQEPIVGMAIGTLAGGLLQFFIQVPSLYRVGFRYQPIISFSDPGIRQIMKLIGPAIIGQAAVQINVFINTYFASTQQSWVSWLNYAFRLMQFPIGVFGVAIATATLPAISRSAARQDMDEFRQTLASSLGLVFLLTIPASFGLIVLGSPIIRLIYEHGRFTSFDTQETAGALAFYAIGLSAYAGIKVLVPAFYALKDTQIPMMVSLISIVNNILLNWLLIQPLGHRGLALSTSLMAIFNFTFLISILRYKLKGIHGRILLRSFSKIIAASSVMAMACWITRQSLAGYLHSWGLLGNLIWVSLSILVSVGLFYVACRVLQVEELEQVMAVVKAKIKR, from the coding sequence ATGTCAACCTCGCGCCTTGTTAAATCTTCAGGCATTGTAAGTCTGGCCGTTATGGCCAGCCGTATTTTAGGTTTGATCCGGGAACAGGTTTTTGCAGCCCTCTTTGGAGCGGGACTGGCCTACGATGCTTTCACTGTAGCCTTCCGTATCCCTAACCTTCTCCGGGATTTATTCGCGGAAGGGGCTCTAAGCTCGGCCTTCGTGACCACATTTACCCAATGGCAGGTGGAAAAAGGAGAGGGAGCCGCCTGGCGTCTGGCCAACCTGGTCCTTAACACCCTTACCCTCCTTTTAGGAGGAGTTGCCTTTCTGGGTATTTTGTTTTCAGACCAGATTGTCTCCTGGATGGCCCCCCGGTTCGAAGATATTCCCGGTAAAGTAGCCCTCACGGTCAAATTGACCCAGATCATGTTTCCCTTCCTTCCACTCATTTCCCTGGCCGCCGTAGCCATGGGAATTTTAAATACAAAGGATCGGTTTGGAATTCCGGCTTCGGCTTCTACGTTCTTCAACGTGGGATCTATCCTGGTAGGGGTGTCTTGCGTTTATCTGATGCCCTATCTGGGCCAGGAACCCATTGTGGGAATGGCCATCGGTACTCTGGCCGGAGGATTACTCCAGTTTTTTATCCAGGTCCCTTCTCTCTATCGGGTTGGATTTCGCTATCAGCCGATCATAAGCTTTTCAGACCCGGGTATTCGCCAGATTATGAAACTCATCGGTCCCGCCATTATAGGCCAGGCCGCCGTACAGATCAATGTTTTTATTAATACCTATTTCGCTTCTACCCAGCAAAGCTGGGTCTCCTGGCTTAACTATGCCTTCCGGCTTATGCAATTCCCTATCGGGGTCTTCGGGGTTGCTATCGCGACGGCCACCCTTCCGGCCATCTCCAGAAGTGCCGCCCGCCAGGACATGGATGAATTCCGCCAGACTCTAGCCTCCTCCCTGGGTCTGGTCTTTTTGCTGACCATTCCGGCTTCGTTCGGACTTATCGTACTCGGAAGTCCTATCATCCGCCTCATTTACGAGCACGGGCGGTTTACAAGTTTTGACACCCAGGAAACCGCCGGAGCTTTGGCCTTTTATGCTATCGGCCTCTCGGCTTACGCAGGAATCAAAGTCCTGGTACCGGCTTTTTATGCCTTAAAGGATACTCAAATCCCTATGATGGTCAGTTTGATCTCCATTGTTAATAATATTTTACTCAACTGGCTGTTGATTCAACCCCTGGGCCATCGGGGATTGGCCCTCTCTACTTCTCTCATGGCCATCTTCAATTTTACCTTTTTAATCTCGATTCTACGTTATAAACTCAAAGGAATTCATGGGAGAATCCTGCTCCGCTCTTTTTCTAAAATTATCGCAGCCTCTTCAGTCATGGCTATGGCCTGTTGGATAACCCGGCAAAGCCTTGCCGGTTATCTGCATTCATGGGGCTTGTTAGGAAACCTTATCTGGGTAAGCCTGAGTATTCTGGTAAGTGTGGGGCTCTTCTATGTAGCGTGTAGAGTTCTTCAGGTGGAGGAGTTGGAGCAGGTGATGGCCGTGGTAAAGGCAAAAATAAAGAGATGA
- a CDS encoding geranylgeranyl reductase family protein, which translates to MPEPYQNLWQPPIDSLPDLLWEVMIVGAGPAGSMAALHLASRGHKVLLIDKQRFPRDKICGDGLIPDAIRCLQRAGLYEKVSKVGWKTKEITAFSPSRIRFEVPGDFLTVKRLILDEIIAREAVSKGATFCQGTVQAISRDPDGMIRASFSESPQQVRARIGMIATGADISLLKNLGMVSHLRASAVALRCYVRSSFNLNQLVISFDRSIIPGYAWIFPISRDEYNVGCGMAYRNGAKTKGNLKEIFHTFVAEFPLARELMKQGEILTPLQGALLRCGLKGSYPFKGRNILAIGETIGATFPFTGEGIGKAMETGELAASIVHKSLVEGNFQYLHEFPRLLEEELRPRYLGYQIAENWLSKAWLNDLIARRAQKSRFLQNAFAGIITETVDPRTVFSVWGILKSLWR; encoded by the coding sequence ATGCCCGAACCCTATCAAAACCTCTGGCAACCTCCCATTGACTCCTTACCAGACCTGTTATGGGAAGTAATGATTGTAGGCGCCGGACCTGCCGGTTCCATGGCAGCCCTACATTTAGCCTCTCGGGGGCATAAGGTTCTGCTGATAGATAAGCAGAGATTTCCCAGGGATAAGATTTGTGGCGACGGTCTTATTCCCGATGCCATCAGGTGCCTTCAAAGGGCGGGTTTGTATGAAAAAGTCTCTAAAGTCGGGTGGAAAACTAAAGAAATAACTGCATTCAGTCCCTCCCGTATAAGATTTGAAGTGCCTGGTGACTTCCTGACGGTTAAAAGACTGATTCTCGATGAGATAATTGCCAGGGAAGCCGTTTCCAAGGGGGCTACCTTCTGCCAGGGAACAGTTCAAGCTATTTCAAGGGACCCGGATGGCATGATTCGGGCTTCGTTTTCAGAATCACCCCAACAGGTTCGGGCGCGTATTGGTATGATCGCAACGGGTGCGGATATTTCTTTATTGAAAAATCTAGGGATGGTTTCACACCTGAGGGCCAGTGCGGTGGCTCTACGTTGCTATGTACGTTCTTCATTTAATCTGAATCAACTGGTCATATCCTTTGATCGCTCCATTATCCCAGGTTATGCCTGGATATTTCCCATAAGCCGTGACGAGTACAACGTGGGTTGCGGTATGGCATACCGAAACGGTGCCAAAACCAAGGGGAATTTAAAGGAAATCTTCCATACCTTCGTAGCTGAGTTTCCCCTGGCGCGAGAATTGATGAAGCAGGGTGAAATCCTTACTCCCCTTCAAGGGGCCCTTCTTCGATGTGGTTTAAAAGGTTCTTACCCTTTCAAGGGTAGGAATATATTAGCCATCGGGGAAACGATCGGGGCCACGTTCCCTTTCACCGGGGAAGGGATCGGCAAAGCTATGGAGACAGGGGAGCTGGCCGCATCGATAGTTCATAAGTCGCTGGTGGAGGGGAATTTCCAATACCTGCATGAATTTCCACGTCTCCTGGAGGAAGAGTTGAGACCTCGTTATCTGGGATACCAGATTGCCGAAAACTGGCTTTCCAAAGCCTGGCTTAACGACCTGATAGCCCGTCGTGCTCAGAAAAGCAGGTTCTTGCAGAATGCCTTTGCAGGTATTATTACCGAGACGGTGGACCCGCGAACCGTTTTCTCCGTATGGGGAATTTTAAAATCGTTGTGGAGGTAA
- the csx2 gene encoding TIGR02221 family CRISPR-associated protein, whose product MSQVMLAFLGTNDYLPCNYLLNEKGKISGVRFIQEALVSLFCKDWTEKDRIIIFLTEEAKNKNWVDNGHKDRDGKPLQREGLKRRLESLGLKTKILDKEIPDGRTEEEIWRIFDEVLNQIDHGDEVIFDMTHAFRSLPMLAIIILNYAKVIKNIKINGVYYGAFESLGSIREVEKMAVQDRNVPIFNLTPFVRLFDWTNAIHNFITYGDAKDISELTQQEIKSILADTQGKDEGAQNLRELSKQLKKLTKLIQTSRGPGLIDGFDFDGLRELIKKEGFLKPINPLLDKIANKIKDFKNKDIKNGYAAVEWCIQHNLIPQGYTLLQETMISEVVVRHFGQSEILNEDKRKLAAQALHIANRNIIANRKIPEEEWEEPAKSRKEDVQKIISCLSEDFIKIYDSITQDRNDINHAGFRTQPSQPEDLQERLKERYYKNLKKGLA is encoded by the coding sequence ATGAGTCAAGTCATGCTTGCCTTTTTAGGAACCAACGATTACTTACCTTGTAACTATTTGCTGAATGAGAAAGGGAAGATCAGTGGAGTGCGATTTATTCAGGAAGCTCTGGTTTCTTTATTCTGCAAAGATTGGACGGAAAAGGATAGGATTATTATTTTTCTGACTGAAGAGGCTAAAAATAAAAACTGGGTGGATAATGGTCATAAGGATAGGGACGGTAAACCTCTGCAGAGAGAAGGATTAAAAAGAAGATTAGAATCTTTAGGGTTAAAGACTAAAATTCTTGACAAAGAAATTCCGGATGGGCGAACGGAAGAGGAGATTTGGAGAATTTTTGATGAGGTTCTTAATCAAATAGATCATGGGGATGAAGTAATATTTGATATGACCCATGCTTTCCGTTCTCTCCCTATGCTTGCCATCATCATATTGAACTATGCAAAGGTCATAAAGAATATCAAAATAAATGGAGTTTACTACGGTGCCTTTGAATCCTTAGGCAGTATTCGCGAAGTGGAAAAAATGGCAGTCCAGGATCGTAACGTTCCAATTTTCAATCTTACCCCCTTTGTTCGTCTTTTCGATTGGACGAATGCCATACATAATTTTATTACGTATGGGGACGCTAAAGATATCAGTGAGCTGACTCAACAAGAAATAAAATCTATTCTGGCAGATACACAAGGAAAAGACGAGGGCGCACAAAACCTCCGGGAACTGAGTAAACAACTAAAGAAGCTCACCAAATTAATTCAGACAAGTCGAGGACCTGGTCTCATCGATGGATTTGATTTTGACGGCTTAAGAGAACTGATAAAAAAAGAAGGATTCTTAAAACCGATAAATCCTTTACTCGATAAAATAGCGAATAAAATTAAAGATTTTAAAAATAAAGATATTAAAAACGGATATGCTGCGGTTGAATGGTGTATTCAACACAATTTAATACCACAGGGTTATACTCTACTTCAAGAGACGATGATTAGCGAGGTTGTCGTAAGACATTTTGGTCAGAGCGAAATTCTCAATGAAGACAAAAGGAAACTTGCTGCTCAGGCTCTCCATATTGCAAATAGAAACATTATTGCAAATAGAAAAATTCCTGAAGAGGAATGGGAAGAGCCAGCTAAAAGTAGAAAAGAAGACGTTCAAAAAATTATAAGTTGCCTGAGCGAGGATTTTATTAAGATATATGACTCGATAACGCAAGATAGAAATGATATAAACCATGCCGGGTTCAGAACTCAACCCTCTCAACCCGAGGACTTACAGGAGAGATTAAAGGAAAGATATTACAAGAACTTGAAAAAAGGTTTGGCCTAG
- a CDS encoding bifunctional oligoribonuclease/PAP phosphatase NrnA, translated as MINSYQILKEIKQIVDKSKSFLITGQYNPDGDSIGAELALYKILSVAKSGQNGILDPEVVIDVVNEELPPHRYHFLPNFQAVKSLEEVQGRRYEVGFIVDGGRDRTGEVLPLLEKCDYTINIDHHKSRLTSTDTISWIEPYVSSTCELVFEFIDHPDWQVPLTPDIATCIYAGMIYDTGSFQFSSTSPRTHRIAARLLEAGISAWKISEEVLLSKSYAALKLLTAVLSEVRRDPRGSILWSVITQKMLKETGATPQDEEGIINQYNFVEGCEAAVLFKELDKNKIKVSLRSRGKVDMGAIAKTLNPGGGGHERAAGCTLEGPMEEVQKRVLKAVEKALYGS; from the coding sequence ATGATAAATTCTTATCAGATCCTTAAAGAAATTAAACAGATCGTCGATAAATCTAAAAGTTTTCTCATCACCGGACAATATAATCCCGACGGGGATTCTATCGGGGCAGAGCTGGCCTTGTATAAGATTTTATCGGTTGCCAAGAGCGGTCAGAACGGTATCTTAGACCCTGAAGTCGTTATTGATGTTGTCAACGAAGAACTTCCACCCCATCGCTACCACTTTCTTCCTAATTTTCAGGCCGTTAAGTCCCTGGAAGAAGTTCAAGGCCGGAGATACGAGGTCGGATTTATTGTAGATGGCGGGAGGGATCGTACGGGCGAAGTTCTTCCACTCTTAGAGAAGTGCGATTATACCATCAATATCGATCATCACAAAAGTCGCCTGACAAGTACTGATACCATTTCCTGGATAGAGCCTTATGTTTCCTCTACCTGTGAGTTGGTCTTCGAATTTATCGATCACCCGGATTGGCAAGTTCCCCTCACTCCGGATATCGCGACCTGTATTTATGCCGGAATGATTTACGATACGGGTTCTTTTCAGTTTTCCTCAACCTCTCCCCGAACCCATCGTATTGCGGCTCGATTACTAGAAGCCGGAATCAGTGCCTGGAAAATTAGCGAAGAGGTTCTTCTATCCAAATCTTATGCCGCGCTTAAATTACTCACCGCCGTTTTATCGGAAGTTCGTCGAGATCCCAGGGGAAGTATTTTATGGAGTGTTATTACCCAAAAAATGCTGAAAGAAACTGGAGCAACCCCTCAAGATGAAGAAGGGATTATCAATCAGTATAATTTTGTAGAGGGTTGTGAGGCGGCTGTTTTGTTTAAAGAACTTGATAAAAACAAAATCAAAGTATCCCTTCGATCCCGGGGTAAGGTCGATATGGGAGCTATTGCCAAAACCCTTAATCCTGGAGGTGGAGGCCACGAGCGTGCTGCCGGGTGTACCTTAGAAGGGCCCATGGAAGAAGTCCAGAAGCGTGTACTCAAAGCCGTGGAAAAAGCCTTATACGGTTCTTAG
- the lptF gene encoding LPS export ABC transporter permease LptF: protein MTKKNSGAILFLEPMKIIRRYILLEMINPFLIGLAIFTFVLLMDKTLSLTELVVNKGVSVAVVGKLIGYLLPSFLVLTIPMAVLVATLMAFGRLSTDSEIIALRASGVSLYSLFVPVMIFSLIATFITFIIYVKLLPWGNYSFRLTLFNLARTKAAVGIKERVFNSTFEGLDIYVDEIERDNSFKGVMIADSRDPQDPQIVFAKRGELLSDPESLKVILRLYDANAHPRYITNMTRYKIINFPVSDFVLTLQKDSSGIIEIPQSDRDMPMSRLYEMYVTEKQAGRRYYSYLIELHKRFSIPIACFIFSLIGTPLGITSKRAGKSGGFAVSIGLILVYYILITGGENLGDQGKIPAFLAAWTPNVLLGGIGTLLLVRMAKQ, encoded by the coding sequence TTGACGAAAAAAAACTCAGGTGCTATTCTCTTCCTGGAGCCTATGAAAATTATCCGAAGATATATCCTCTTGGAGATGATAAATCCCTTTCTGATAGGGCTTGCGATCTTTACTTTTGTCCTTTTAATGGACAAAACACTCAGTTTAACCGAGCTGGTGGTTAATAAAGGGGTAAGTGTGGCCGTAGTCGGAAAACTTATCGGTTATCTCCTCCCCTCTTTTTTGGTTCTAACCATTCCCATGGCGGTTTTGGTCGCCACCCTTATGGCCTTTGGTAGACTTTCTACCGATAGTGAAATCATTGCGTTGAGGGCCTCGGGGGTGAGTCTATACAGTTTGTTTGTTCCGGTTATGATATTTTCCCTGATAGCCACATTCATTACCTTTATCATCTACGTTAAGCTTCTCCCCTGGGGAAACTATTCCTTTCGATTGACCCTTTTTAATCTGGCCAGAACTAAAGCAGCCGTTGGAATTAAGGAGCGGGTTTTTAATTCTACGTTTGAAGGTTTGGATATTTATGTGGATGAGATCGAGCGGGATAACTCGTTTAAAGGGGTCATGATTGCAGATTCCAGAGACCCTCAAGATCCTCAAATTGTCTTTGCCAAACGAGGTGAACTGCTTTCAGATCCAGAATCCCTTAAAGTAATCTTGCGTTTGTACGATGCCAATGCCCACCCTCGATATATCACGAATATGACACGATATAAAATTATCAACTTTCCGGTTTCCGATTTTGTTTTAACCTTACAAAAGGATAGCAGTGGAATTATAGAAATCCCCCAGTCGGATCGAGACATGCCCATGAGTCGTCTATACGAAATGTATGTGACGGAAAAACAAGCCGGCCGGCGGTATTATTCTTATCTTATTGAACTCCATAAGAGGTTTTCCATTCCTATTGCTTGCTTTATCTTTAGTTTAATCGGAACCCCTCTGGGTATTACCTCGAAGCGAGCGGGAAAGTCGGGTGGATTTGCAGTAAGTATCGGATTGATTTTGGTTTATTATATTCTTATAACCGGGGGTGAAAATTTAGGGGATCAGGGAAAAATCCCGGCTTTTTTAGCCGCCTGGACTCCCAATGTGCTGCTGGGTGGAATTGGGACTTTACTGCTGGTTCGAATGGCTAAACAATAA
- the csx20 gene encoding CRISPR-associated protein Csx20, with protein MPKMLLLFSHELTQDQIKDARATLNITEFVPLSVDLEGLWKNIPPTKPSLSEYLEPLRRWMKGHAEPGDYVLIQGDFGAVYLMVNFAFSAGLIPVYSTTEREVVEKALPDNTVRSERVFRHRMFRRYEKE; from the coding sequence ATGCCCAAAATGTTACTTCTCTTTTCCCATGAATTAACCCAGGACCAAATCAAAGATGCCAGGGCTACTTTAAACATCACCGAATTTGTCCCCCTGTCTGTGGATCTGGAAGGTCTCTGGAAGAATATTCCCCCCACCAAACCTTCGTTAAGTGAGTATCTGGAACCCCTTCGTAGATGGATGAAAGGGCATGCAGAGCCTGGAGATTATGTATTGATCCAGGGTGATTTTGGGGCCGTCTATTTAATGGTTAATTTTGCCTTTTCTGCTGGTTTAATTCCTGTTTATTCCACCACCGAACGGGAAGTGGTGGAGAAGGCCTTGCCGGATAACACGGTGAGATCGGAACGGGTGTTCCGGCATAGGATGTTTAGAAGATATGAAAAGGAGTGA
- the lptG gene encoding LPS export ABC transporter permease LptG: MKVIDRYLLREFLKIFFLGLIALICVFTIVDLFDLIDDIIKNQVPLNVLVVYFLTKIPWLIFFIMPISILLSTLLTLGTFSRHSEIIAMLANGISIYRISLPLLILGFLASIFLFIANETFIPWSNQIADACRRIIKNRPQETQMTKSGIWFRSPKENRIYNIKLLDPNRNELHGVTIYTLDKNFNIKERIDVRVAKYLGREWILYNGSQRTFQGDVLGGNQTLFAERRGFPIQPSFEEFQRIRKDPEEMTYRELKNYIGELQSTGYDASRYIVDLRGKISFPFVSLVMVIIGIPFALKSPRSGTTVGIGLSIFIGFSYWITLNLGLSLGHAQIFPPLLAAWVSHILFVAIGGYLILSTQT, translated from the coding sequence ATGAAAGTTATAGATCGTTATCTTCTCCGTGAATTCCTGAAGATTTTTTTCTTAGGTTTGATTGCTCTAATTTGTGTTTTTACCATTGTGGATTTATTCGACCTGATTGACGATATCATTAAAAATCAGGTTCCTCTGAATGTACTTGTGGTCTACTTTTTAACCAAGATTCCGTGGCTTATTTTCTTTATCATGCCCATATCGATTCTTTTATCCACCCTGTTGACCTTAGGTACCTTTTCCAGGCACAGTGAGATTATTGCCATGCTGGCTAATGGAATCAGTATTTATCGAATTTCTCTGCCCTTGCTCATTTTAGGATTTCTGGCCAGCATTTTTCTGTTTATTGCCAATGAAACCTTTATTCCCTGGAGTAACCAGATCGCCGATGCCTGCAGGAGAATCATAAAAAACCGGCCCCAGGAGACTCAAATGACCAAGAGTGGGATCTGGTTCCGAAGCCCAAAAGAAAATAGAATTTACAACATCAAACTTCTGGATCCTAACAGGAATGAACTCCATGGTGTAACGATTTATACTTTAGATAAAAATTTTAATATCAAAGAGCGGATCGATGTAAGGGTCGCTAAATATCTGGGCAGAGAGTGGATCCTCTACAATGGTTCTCAGAGGACTTTCCAGGGCGACGTTTTAGGTGGAAATCAGACCCTATTTGCTGAAAGGAGAGGATTTCCTATTCAACCTTCCTTTGAGGAATTCCAGCGCATTCGGAAAGACCCGGAAGAAATGACTTATCGGGAATTAAAGAATTACATCGGCGAACTTCAAAGTACTGGATACGATGCCTCTCGTTACATTGTGGATTTACGAGGAAAGATCTCCTTCCCCTTTGTCAGTCTGGTGATGGTTATTATCGGAATTCCTTTTGCCTTAAAATCTCCGCGAAGTGGGACCACTGTAGGAATCGGGTTGAGTATTTTCATCGGGTTCAGCTATTGGATTACCTTAAATTTGGGGTTATCCTTAGGTCATGCCCAGATTTTCCCACCCCTTTTAGCTGCTTGGGTTTCGCACATTCTTTTTGTTGCCATCGGGGGATACCTGATTTTGAGCACCCAGACTTGA
- the tal gene encoding transaldolase, which yields MALNPLIELQIFGQSVWYDNLSRGLITSGELRKKIEEDGLRGVTSNPAIFEKAITGSTEYDEALKELARQGKSPEEIYEELVVQDIQMASDLLQPVYEKTNGIDGYVSLEVSPHLARDTTGTISEALRLWQRVDRRNLMIKVPATPEGLPAIEQLITRGLNINITLIFSQEVYEQVAYAYLSGLEKRVAEGKPLDTVASVASFFVSRIDTAVDALLEARIRQAIHEQERIKLSSLLGKVAIANAKLAYQRFKQIFHSDRFRALEKKGARVQRPLWASTGTKNPKYSDVLYVESLIGSNTINTMPPATYQAFRDHGRVRPTLEEDIPGARQTLHTLAEVGIDLGQVTAELLEAGIKLFAEPFDKLLRAIEEKRNTVLHEKSS from the coding sequence ATGGCTTTAAATCCACTTATTGAATTACAAATTTTTGGCCAGAGCGTCTGGTATGATAATCTCAGTCGCGGGTTGATAACCTCTGGCGAACTCCGGAAAAAAATCGAAGAGGATGGGCTCCGGGGGGTAACCTCAAATCCGGCCATTTTTGAAAAAGCTATCACAGGAAGCACAGAGTACGATGAAGCCTTGAAGGAACTGGCCAGACAGGGTAAGAGCCCAGAGGAAATTTATGAGGAGCTGGTCGTTCAAGATATCCAGATGGCTTCAGATCTCCTCCAACCCGTTTATGAGAAGACAAATGGAATAGATGGCTATGTGAGCCTGGAAGTCTCACCCCATCTGGCACGGGATACCACAGGGACCATCTCTGAAGCCCTGCGACTTTGGCAACGGGTAGATCGTAGGAATCTGATGATCAAAGTCCCGGCGACCCCAGAAGGTTTACCGGCTATCGAACAGCTCATCACCAGAGGCCTTAATATTAACATCACGCTCATATTTTCCCAAGAAGTCTATGAACAGGTTGCCTATGCCTACCTCTCGGGTCTGGAGAAACGTGTGGCCGAAGGAAAACCCCTGGATACCGTCGCCTCTGTAGCCAGCTTCTTTGTAAGTCGTATCGATACTGCAGTGGATGCACTGCTTGAAGCCCGTATCCGACAGGCTATCCATGAACAGGAGAGGATAAAGCTCTCCTCTTTGCTCGGTAAGGTAGCCATCGCCAATGCGAAACTGGCTTACCAGAGGTTTAAACAAATCTTTCACAGTGACCGATTCCGTGCCTTGGAAAAGAAAGGTGCGCGGGTACAACGACCCTTATGGGCCTCAACAGGTACTAAAAACCCAAAATACAGCGATGTACTCTATGTGGAATCCCTTATCGGTTCAAATACCATCAATACTATGCCACCTGCAACTTACCAAGCTTTTCGAGATCACGGTCGGGTACGTCCAACCCTGGAGGAAGATATCCCGGGGGCACGTCAAACCCTTCATACCCTTGCAGAGGTGGGTATCGATCTCGGACAGGTGACCGCAGAGCTCCTGGAAGCAGGAATTAAATTGTTTGCCGAACCCTTTGATAAGCTCCTCCGGGCCATCGAAGAAAAGCGAAATACCGTTCTTCATGAAAAATCTTCATGA